In Oceanidesulfovibrio indonesiensis, the sequence GCTCATTGGTCCCGGTCCCGAGATTCGAGGGTACCAGGTTGGACACGGCCACCGGGTAGCCCGCGAGGTGTCGCGGTCCTTCCATCAGGTAGTCCGCACTCACGGCCACGTCGGTTCCGTCCACCTCTTTCGGCGTGGAGCGCATCAGCTTGACCATGCTCGGGGTCGTGGCGAAAGCGCCGCCGTTGGCGTTGTCCAGCTCCAGGGCTTCGATGAACTCCAGCACCTTGGCCCAGGTGACGCCGCCGGAGAGGTCCACCGTGTTGATGCCGGCCGTGGAGAGGATGCCGTCCGGTTCATTCGCACCGCCCCCCTGGATGGCGACGCGATCCACGGCGCGGGCCAGGACCTTGGCGAAGTCGTCTCGCACCAGGGCTTCAATGTCCGGACTGGTCTGAAGCAGCATGTTGCGGCTGAACTCGGTCAAAGCGCCGGCGTGCTTCGGGGTCATCTGTACCTTACGGAACTGCATGTCGGCTGCGGAGAGAGCGGCGTTTTCAGCCACCCACCCGGCGGTTGCGGATTCCTTCAGACCGGGGATGTCCACATTGCCTTGCAGCCCGTTCAGGACACGGGCACCCAGGCCGCGCACGATGAGGGCGGCGCGAAGGGTGTCAATGAACTGGTTCCCGTAGTAGTCCGTGGCAATGAGGTTCGAACCAGGGCCACCGACGGGGGCGGCCGTGGTCATGACGCGCTTCTCGAACACGTTCAGCGGCACCATGACGCCTTGCGCCTTCTGTCCGCTCCGGCGCTGGAGTTCCTGCGAAAGCTCGCGCTCCCGGCCGTCATCCACGTTCATGCCGGCAGCGCCAGCGATGGCCCGGACCAGGGAGAAGTTACGAAGCTCCTCGTCAATCTGGCGGTCTTCGTTGCCCGTGAGCGGCTGTCCGGCCATGCGGCGCTCTGCATCCTCAATCACGGTCTGGCGCTCGATCTGCTTTTCCACAGCGGAGAGCTCCTCCTTGTGGCTGTCGAATCGGGCTTCTTGCTCTGTGGAGAGGTCGCCGCCTTCACCTTGGGGGTTCTCGGTTAGTTCGCGCATAGCGGCGGCGATCCGCCCGCGCTTTTCCATGAGGTCTCGTACAGTCATGTTATCCTCCTAGGATGCACCCGCGTTTGCGGGGTGTTGGTTTGAAGTGCGGCGTGCGGCCCTTGCCGTAATGGATGAGCAAGTCCACCCCCGACGAGTTTCGAGAGCCGCTTTGTTCGCTCCGGTGCGCCGCGCACCAGCTCGGAGTGCCGGGGGTCCAGGTTCCTGCACGACGAGGAACTATTTTTGCCATGGAAGCTGCCCCGCAACATCCATGATGGTCTCGTAAAGTCTCCATGCGCAGTAATGGAAATCGAAGATTCGGTAGTGAATTGAGCCGATATCAAGAATGTTGAAGTCATTCTTCATGATGAAACGACAACGTATCTTCGGAGCCACTTGGTACAGCACTACATAGTCCTGCCCAACGTATGGTTCTTCTGGCGAGTACACTTGCTTGTTCAAAAGCTCATGGCAGTAGAAGTCTGCACATTGAAGGGCTACTGGTGAAGCAACCTTTGTAGTTTCACCTTGCGAAGTCATTTGGTGAACGAACTCCACCTGCAATGCCTCATGGAAACTATACAGGCGCTTTCTGCCGCGTCCGGGGCTTTTGTCCTGAATGGTGATAACCTTCCGCACAAACCAGTTCTGCATCAGGTTTTCATTCAGTCCCGGCATGGAGTCGGAGAGATTTTTTACCGTGAATTGCGGCTTGAAAGGATCCATTTTGTGTTCCCTAGTTAGCCGTGCTAATTATAACCCATTGAAATAAAGCCCTTTTCCGAAGGGCGTGGTAGAAAACTAGCAAGACTAATGGTTTTTGTCAAGCAGTCAGCACAAGCCCGCCAGAAAAGTCATACGTCACCGGCTCCGGCTCCCGTGCTGCGAGGCCGCAGGCCATGGCCAGGGCAACGAGTCCGTCCACGCGGCCGATTGATTTGTCCTTGGCGATCTTCCGTGCG encodes:
- a CDS encoding phage major capsid protein, producing MTVRDLMEKRGRIAAAMRELTENPQGEGGDLSTEQEARFDSHKEELSAVEKQIERQTVIEDAERRMAGQPLTGNEDRQIDEELRNFSLVRAIAGAAGMNVDDGRERELSQELQRRSGQKAQGVMVPLNVFEKRVMTTAAPVGGPGSNLIATDYYGNQFIDTLRAALIVRGLGARVLNGLQGNVDIPGLKESATAGWVAENAALSAADMQFRKVQMTPKHAGALTEFSRNMLLQTSPDIEALVRDDFAKVLARAVDRVAIQGGGANEPDGILSTAGINTVDLSGGVTWAKVLEFIEALELDNANGGAFATTPSMVKLMRSTPKEVDGTDVAVSADYLMEGPRHLAGYPVAVSNLVPSNLGTGTNEHAMVFGDWSDLLLGYWSAFDLLVNPYESTAYSKGNVLVRAMLTMDVAVRHPESFAAGQLAI